Proteins encoded in a region of the Pseudomonas putida genome:
- a CDS encoding cytochrome b, which translates to MKPEAFHPFARLLHWLMAVLILAMLFIGVSMVADLSPRHPLLISLHKATGLALLVLVLLRIAVRLSVPHPPLPHDLPVLQRWAAGASHLLLYGLMLAMPLLGWAMLSAGDYPRPLGLPAIAPHNLQLYAVLRQAHGWAGYLLFATVLVHVGAALMHAWVRRDGVLRSMWPGPLRRSE; encoded by the coding sequence ATGAAACCCGAAGCCTTCCACCCCTTCGCCCGTCTGTTGCACTGGCTGATGGCCGTGCTGATCCTGGCCATGCTGTTCATCGGCGTGAGCATGGTCGCCGACCTGTCGCCACGCCACCCGCTGCTGATCAGCCTGCACAAGGCCACCGGCCTGGCCCTGCTGGTGCTGGTGCTGTTGCGCATCGCCGTGCGCCTGAGCGTGCCGCACCCACCGCTGCCACACGACCTGCCAGTGCTGCAGCGCTGGGCCGCCGGGGCCTCGCACCTGCTGCTCTATGGGCTGATGCTGGCCATGCCGCTGCTGGGATGGGCCATGCTATCGGCGGGCGACTACCCGCGCCCGCTCGGTTTACCCGCCATCGCCCCGCACAACCTGCAGCTGTATGCCGTGCTGCGTCAGGCCCATGGCTGGGCCGGCTACCTGCTGTTCGCCACGGTGCTGGTGCACGTGGGTGCAGCCTTGATGCATGCATGGGTGCGCCGCGACGGTGTGTTGCGTAGCATGTGGCCTGGCCCCTTGCGCCGCAGCGAATGA